In the genome of Fulvivirga maritima, one region contains:
- a CDS encoding DUF6443 domain-containing protein, whose product MQRIIIGVLALIFFGILTVNAQQEKNDKDIIVPQMQPPDWGGGGSGGGGPSYPAPARPPAPTISTNSCGTKTLTRADPPSGVSYCWQTTETGTSLGNAYKTITVNTSGYYYLKATDIRNRTWSDPTTVYVSVNKVNAPDAPVQKEQSCNNVKLERGTPPAGVTWYWQGKNASGTDVSNSSKEYSAVSSGTYYLRGRLQTSPYCWGPSKSITVSLSGVPPTPSEPSITMKGNNYYLNVVSPSSNVIYYWKDENGSVLSNQLSLLLSDPSKTYYLSAKSRVTGCWSNDLAVNVRGNVPPAPVVNVTTNTCGPKTVSVSSVPENAFYTFYWQGTDQYGKLTTDSDLSKTITSSGTYYFRGKTKSGDVWGPAVGVQVNYIAAPSNVVAQDKVMIGAGYNTFAVNNHSNDIYWFSTSSLGSSINVTPSSYLREWVDVTTTRYAAAYNSSDCSSTREPVTITVLPLPIISGQTTISIFDKTAELTTNYDYDSYQWFRNGFKIEGATSRNYTTEYSGYYQVEVNVDGALKAIRSDYFKVEHLQQAENHTYQVARKIKVAGVTSDIIAQLEPGDFQMSVSYIDHYGRRDQDILVGASPSGKDIIQGYEYDEYGRQKKSYLPYTDEQNQAKYRSSWQSRQRSFYSQYNTGGFRDPKNSDYAYSEVEYEDSPLGRVVKSAAPGVDWQIEGEHIQTQTYSLNNGNDGIIKWIINENTGLPERDGFYSAGWLSINKITDEHGITSESFTDLEGRSVCTIEAGEKITYSVYDNKGRLRYVFQPELVNQLTVSGSDPSAVQLKHLAFCYNYDHKNRIIESKTPGADWSYMIYDDQDRLVLSQDANQREQEAWIFTKYDRYDRAIIAGQYKSSKSREAIQDQIDAFYSNTYQWQAYTGVAEQKGVLTKTAATGWGNGGGVSTVMLEDGKDGEVVFRAGQVNAGIMVGFSEESVNDHYNTIKYALHFGSDGKVNIYEAGSKVSANVGVYTVDDFFAVERIGGVIYYKKNDEVIYTSKKSSTSSLVVDFSINHNNAQIEIIMPNYYEEQGGQYYLYTNRAFPVVITKEDLLALSYYDSYDFKALPEFGLTYDYSSSELESASGAQVVYSYPQNAFERIKGLPTGGKVRVIDGDWLNSVNYYDSKYRLIQNISDNHKGGQDIVSNIFDFSGQLLKTKTTHRTGSYDVAWKDLVNVTVDGKSVTKTTGESASWDADAVSSHLLRAGENGWVEMTMQETDKYRMFGLADVNENSNYRTLDYAIYARNNGTVLVYENGSSKGEKATYKTGDKLSVERIGKKVYYKKNGKIIYESTKASATDLMVDVSLRDVDATIYNAKASFAKGEEEESAVVRTYTYDHAGRLLSTRHELGTNPHFQDANGVQVKGNTLVKSGSNSAYDAGAATVSMIEPNEDGWISVQVKGDNRMLFGLADSNEDEGYTTIDYALFTYPKDKRIAVYRNGSTVKTLDSYEEGDILKVAREGAEIKFYVNDVMLHSISADPSVQLMGDFTIYEPGHSINNIQMGTSVLLSQYEYDERGQLIEKNLHSADDGATYAQSIDYAYNIRGWLTSINDATLDGSLEHNPDQQGVKDYFGMNLGYQADLGLEIGEEKLQYNGAISAIKWSNINDGENTSSYAYGYDKYSRLTSAQEPHSMNNAYNLDHVSYDLNGNIQGLTRRNQSGDIMDDLEYNYGIGSVKGNQIMSVTDHASIAGGFNEGDAEENDYSYNNAGSITKDLNKGILNISYNLLGLPDKIEQKDGSYLKYIYSASGAKLSQEYYDSDGYLLKVTEYSGQFLYEKAQQQTERLVMVHTEEGRVVNDVLTGWEYQYDLTDHLGNTRVSFTTKPKTVQFSLNYEELGEDDMDLFENVETEDNDLYDHTDVKGETYTKTQMLDGTEGKQVGSVIAIPVAAGDAINAKVYAKYEGEVSVVTPVGATTAIASTLIGILTGGATTVVDGGVSTITNNFGVGSIIGGSGFPVQNNDAPMAFLNVMFLPSDNSIELVKDATFAYDQISVEGQQPVSIKHNNFSEMSVEDFVAPAAGIVMVYLSNEGENQEPVYFDDLEITVNESAIIQTNDYYPYGMASKSWNRATNLKNKYLYNAGSELNELTQNYETPFRRYDPALGRFNGIDRMAGSQSNWSPYHFGFNNPVSHNDPTGLYPPLTLETLNEADRNASRYNGGGAGHIGVGSGNHWSDEYSTGFGVNSSFEGWAIHTGNYNSLAEGHYANQGNGNFYYTPLDPTNFYVYSERIGNTIVGGYESSKYEARIGVDVGYNEGVEVCNTCPKAEDSHEFQTYINDKGSTYRYLAGNWIKDGGKDGDHLIVNGSAYEHHFGRWVPMYTISHEVLANYTKDYAANFLFSWGVTGILTKSWRLSGVGIAAGFFIGAGQALKQDADAFMNKYYSPEEIAILRSYGRELTQRLRREKGGLDE is encoded by the coding sequence ATGCAACGAATTATTATAGGTGTATTAGCTTTAATATTTTTTGGAATTTTAACAGTTAATGCTCAACAAGAAAAAAACGATAAAGATATAATAGTACCTCAAATGCAACCACCAGATTGGGGTGGTGGTGGAAGTGGGGGGGGAGGTCCATCTTATCCTGCACCAGCACGACCACCTGCTCCAACCATTTCTACTAATTCATGTGGAACTAAAACTTTGACGCGGGCTGATCCTCCAAGTGGCGTGAGTTATTGCTGGCAAACTACCGAAACAGGCACTAGTCTGGGAAATGCTTACAAAACTATAACAGTGAATACCAGTGGCTATTATTATTTAAAAGCTACAGATATTCGCAATAGAACGTGGAGTGACCCTACCACTGTATACGTGTCTGTAAATAAAGTAAATGCACCTGATGCTCCTGTACAAAAAGAACAGAGCTGTAATAATGTGAAATTGGAGAGGGGTACGCCTCCTGCTGGAGTTACGTGGTATTGGCAGGGTAAAAACGCTTCTGGCACAGATGTCAGTAATTCTTCAAAAGAGTATTCGGCAGTTAGTTCAGGTACCTATTACCTTAGGGGTAGGTTGCAAACCTCTCCGTATTGCTGGGGACCTTCCAAAAGTATAACGGTGAGTTTGAGTGGAGTACCTCCTACCCCAAGTGAGCCTAGCATTACAATGAAGGGTAATAACTATTATTTGAATGTAGTGTCACCATCTTCAAATGTAATTTATTATTGGAAAGATGAAAATGGAAGTGTGCTTTCAAATCAGCTTTCATTATTATTGTCAGACCCTAGCAAAACCTATTATTTATCCGCCAAAAGTAGAGTGACGGGGTGCTGGAGTAATGATTTGGCGGTTAACGTGCGAGGAAATGTGCCTCCCGCCCCGGTGGTTAATGTTACAACTAATACTTGTGGCCCTAAGACAGTATCAGTATCATCAGTTCCTGAAAATGCCTTTTATACTTTTTATTGGCAAGGTACTGATCAATATGGGAAACTAACCACTGACTCTGACCTTTCTAAGACTATAACCTCTAGCGGTACCTATTATTTTAGAGGTAAAACTAAGAGTGGGGATGTTTGGGGCCCAGCGGTTGGAGTTCAGGTTAATTATATAGCTGCTCCATCAAATGTAGTAGCACAAGATAAGGTAATGATCGGTGCTGGTTATAATACTTTTGCTGTTAATAATCACTCAAATGATATATATTGGTTCTCTACCAGTTCACTTGGAAGTTCTATTAATGTCACTCCTTCTAGTTATTTAAGGGAATGGGTGGACGTGACAACCACAAGATATGCAGCAGCCTATAATTCCTCGGACTGTTCAAGCACAAGGGAGCCTGTAACCATTACAGTTTTGCCTTTACCTATAATATCAGGACAGACAACTATCAGTATTTTTGACAAAACCGCGGAGTTAACCACCAACTATGATTATGATAGCTATCAATGGTTTAGGAATGGGTTTAAGATAGAGGGGGCAACAAGTCGAAATTACACCACAGAATATTCAGGATACTATCAGGTAGAGGTAAATGTTGACGGAGCTTTAAAAGCAATTAGGTCAGATTATTTTAAGGTGGAACACTTGCAACAAGCTGAGAATCATACTTATCAAGTAGCTAGAAAGATTAAGGTTGCAGGAGTGACTTCAGATATTATTGCTCAACTTGAGCCAGGAGATTTTCAGATGTCTGTTTCCTATATTGATCATTATGGAAGAAGAGATCAGGATATATTGGTAGGAGCAAGTCCTTCAGGTAAAGATATAATTCAAGGTTATGAGTATGATGAGTATGGTAGACAAAAAAAATCATACTTGCCATACACTGATGAACAGAATCAAGCCAAGTATAGAAGCTCTTGGCAGAGCCGCCAACGTAGTTTTTACTCGCAGTACAATACGGGTGGATTTAGAGATCCCAAAAATAGTGATTATGCTTATAGCGAAGTTGAATATGAAGACTCTCCATTGGGAAGAGTTGTTAAATCAGCGGCTCCAGGAGTAGATTGGCAGATTGAAGGGGAGCATATTCAAACACAGACTTACTCATTAAATAATGGTAATGACGGGATTATTAAATGGATAATTAATGAAAATACTGGTTTACCGGAAAGAGATGGTTTTTACTCTGCAGGGTGGTTATCCATAAATAAAATTACAGATGAACATGGCATTACTAGTGAAAGTTTTACCGACCTGGAAGGTAGGTCTGTTTGTACTATAGAAGCAGGGGAAAAAATTACTTATTCTGTATATGATAATAAAGGCCGCTTAAGGTATGTCTTTCAGCCTGAATTGGTGAATCAATTAACAGTTTCAGGTTCTGATCCTAGCGCGGTTCAACTAAAACATTTGGCTTTCTGCTACAATTATGATCATAAAAATAGGATAATAGAAAGTAAAACTCCTGGAGCTGATTGGTCTTATATGATTTATGATGATCAAGATCGGTTGGTTTTGAGTCAAGATGCTAACCAACGAGAACAGGAGGCTTGGATATTTACTAAATATGACAGATATGATAGAGCAATAATTGCTGGTCAATATAAGTCTTCAAAGAGCCGAGAAGCAATACAAGATCAGATAGATGCTTTCTACTCTAATACCTATCAATGGCAAGCTTATACAGGAGTTGCCGAGCAAAAGGGCGTATTGACCAAGACCGCTGCTACTGGTTGGGGAAATGGAGGAGGAGTATCCACAGTTATGCTAGAAGATGGAAAGGATGGAGAAGTTGTTTTTAGAGCGGGGCAAGTCAATGCAGGAATAATGGTGGGCTTTTCTGAGGAGAGTGTAAATGATCATTATAATACCATTAAATATGCGCTTCATTTTGGTAGTGATGGTAAGGTGAATATATATGAGGCAGGAAGCAAAGTATCAGCTAATGTTGGGGTTTATACTGTAGATGATTTTTTTGCAGTGGAGAGAATTGGAGGTGTAATATATTACAAGAAGAATGATGAAGTGATATATACTTCAAAAAAGAGCTCTACAAGTTCATTGGTTGTGGATTTTTCCATCAACCATAATAATGCTCAAATAGAGATCATAATGCCAAACTATTATGAAGAACAAGGGGGCCAATATTACCTCTATACTAACCGTGCTTTTCCGGTAGTTATTACAAAAGAAGATTTATTAGCTTTGAGTTATTATGATAGTTATGATTTTAAAGCTTTACCTGAGTTTGGATTAACTTATGATTATAGCTCCTCAGAATTAGAAAGTGCGTCAGGTGCGCAAGTTGTATATTCTTATCCTCAAAATGCCTTTGAAAGAATAAAGGGATTACCTACTGGAGGTAAAGTGAGGGTAATTGATGGCGATTGGCTTAATAGTGTCAACTATTATGATTCAAAATATAGGTTAATACAAAATATTTCGGATAACCATAAGGGAGGTCAGGATATAGTAAGTAATATTTTCGATTTTTCTGGACAACTTTTAAAAACTAAGACCACTCATAGGACAGGGAGTTATGATGTTGCCTGGAAGGATTTGGTAAATGTAACGGTTGATGGTAAGTCAGTGACTAAAACCACAGGAGAGTCGGCTTCTTGGGATGCTGATGCGGTATCTTCCCACCTATTAAGAGCAGGTGAGAATGGATGGGTGGAGATGACCATGCAGGAAACAGACAAGTATCGAATGTTTGGCTTGGCTGATGTTAATGAAAATTCTAATTATAGGACTTTAGATTATGCTATATATGCGAGGAACAATGGCACCGTTTTAGTTTACGAAAATGGGAGTAGTAAGGGTGAAAAGGCCACATATAAGACTGGGGATAAATTAAGTGTGGAACGGATAGGTAAAAAAGTATACTATAAAAAGAATGGCAAAATTATTTACGAATCTACTAAGGCTTCCGCAACAGATCTTATGGTTGATGTGTCTTTAAGAGATGTTGATGCTACGATCTATAATGCGAAAGCTTCCTTTGCAAAAGGTGAAGAAGAAGAGAGTGCGGTAGTAAGAACCTATACTTATGATCATGCCGGGCGATTGCTAAGTACCAGGCATGAACTAGGAACTAATCCTCATTTTCAGGATGCCAATGGGGTACAGGTAAAAGGTAATACTCTGGTGAAAAGCGGAAGTAATTCTGCTTATGATGCCGGAGCGGCTACTGTATCAATGATAGAGCCTAATGAAGATGGCTGGATCTCCGTGCAAGTAAAGGGAGATAACAGAATGTTATTCGGTCTGGCAGATAGTAATGAGGATGAAGGCTACACCACTATTGATTATGCCCTATTTACTTATCCTAAAGATAAAAGAATAGCAGTTTATAGAAATGGCAGTACTGTAAAGACTCTAGATTCTTATGAAGAAGGTGATATTTTGAAAGTGGCCAGAGAAGGTGCTGAAATTAAGTTCTATGTTAATGATGTTATGCTTCACTCCATAAGTGCAGATCCATCAGTTCAATTAATGGGAGACTTTACTATTTATGAGCCAGGTCATAGTATTAACAATATTCAGATGGGAACTTCGGTTTTACTTTCCCAGTATGAATATGATGAGCGAGGTCAGTTGATAGAGAAAAACCTCCATAGTGCAGATGATGGTGCTACTTATGCTCAATCAATAGATTATGCTTACAATATCAGAGGGTGGCTCACATCTATAAATGATGCTACACTTGATGGTAGCCTGGAGCATAATCCAGATCAGCAAGGTGTAAAGGACTATTTTGGGATGAACTTGGGGTATCAGGCTGACTTAGGACTGGAAATAGGAGAGGAAAAATTACAATATAATGGGGCTATAAGTGCTATAAAGTGGAGTAATATTAATGATGGAGAAAATACCTCATCTTATGCCTATGGTTATGATAAATATAGTAGACTTACTTCGGCGCAAGAACCTCATTCGATGAATAATGCCTATAATTTGGATCATGTGAGTTATGATCTGAATGGTAATATACAAGGGTTAACCAGAAGAAATCAGAGTGGTGATATTATGGATGACCTGGAATATAATTATGGAATAGGTTCAGTCAAAGGCAATCAAATAATGTCGGTAACAGATCATGCTTCTATAGCAGGAGGCTTTAATGAGGGAGATGCTGAAGAGAATGATTATTCTTATAATAATGCCGGTAGTATTACTAAAGATTTGAACAAGGGAATTCTCAATATTAGTTATAACCTACTGGGTTTGCCAGATAAGATTGAACAAAAAGATGGGTCTTACCTGAAATATATCTATAGTGCTTCAGGCGCAAAGCTGTCTCAAGAATATTATGATAGTGATGGTTATTTATTAAAAGTAACTGAATACTCAGGACAGTTTTTATATGAAAAAGCACAACAACAGACAGAAAGACTGGTAATGGTGCATACAGAAGAGGGAAGGGTGGTTAATGATGTGTTAACAGGTTGGGAGTATCAATATGACCTTACCGATCATTTAGGTAACACGAGAGTATCATTTACCACTAAGCCAAAAACAGTTCAATTTTCACTTAATTATGAAGAATTAGGTGAAGATGATATGGACCTGTTTGAGAATGTGGAAACGGAAGATAATGACCTGTATGACCATACTGATGTAAAAGGAGAAACGTATACAAAAACACAGATGCTGGATGGAACTGAAGGTAAACAAGTGGGGTCTGTTATAGCCATTCCTGTGGCGGCAGGAGATGCAATAAATGCAAAAGTATATGCTAAATATGAGGGAGAAGTTTCTGTAGTGACCCCTGTTGGAGCTACCACAGCAATTGCCTCAACCCTTATTGGTATTTTAACCGGTGGGGCGACTACCGTGGTGGATGGTGGTGTTTCCACTATTACTAATAATTTTGGAGTGGGTTCTATAATAGGAGGATCTGGATTTCCGGTACAGAATAATGATGCTCCCATGGCCTTTCTTAATGTCATGTTTTTACCATCAGATAATTCTATAGAATTGGTGAAAGATGCTACCTTTGCTTATGATCAGATTAGTGTTGAAGGGCAGCAACCCGTAAGCATTAAGCATAATAATTTTTCAGAAATGTCTGTGGAAGATTTTGTAGCTCCGGCAGCAGGTATTGTGATGGTTTATTTAAGTAATGAAGGTGAAAACCAGGAGCCGGTATATTTTGATGATTTGGAAATAACAGTAAATGAAAGTGCAATTATTCAAACCAATGATTACTACCCTTATGGTATGGCTAGTAAAAGTTGGAATAGAGCCACGAATCTGAAGAATAAGTACTTGTATAATGCCGGAAGTGAGTTAAATGAATTAACACAAAATTACGAGACTCCATTCAGACGTTATGATCCTGCACTAGGCAGATTTAATGGCATAGACCGTATGGCAGGTTCGCAAAGTAACTGGAGTCCATATCACTTTGGTTTCAATAACCCAGTGAGTCATAATGATCCTACGGGTTTATACCCGCCATTAACTCTAGAGACACTAAACGAGGCGGACCGTAATGCTAGTCGGTATAACGGGGGAGGTGCCGGACATATTGGCGTTGGTTCAGGAAATCATTGGTCTGATGAGTATTCGACAGGGTTTGGTGTAAATTCATCATTTGAGGGCTGGGCAATTCATACTGGAAATTATAATTCTCTTGCTGAAGGACATTATGCAAACCAAGGGAATGGAAATTTTTATTACACCCCTCTTGACCCTACAAATTTTTATGTTTATAGTGAACGTATAGGAAACACAATTGTAGGAGGATACGAATCTAGTAAGTATGAAGCTAGAATTGGAGTAGATGTAGGTTACAACGAAGGTGTAGAGGTGTGTAATACATGTCCGAAAGCAGAAGATAGTCATGAATTTCAAACATACATTAATGACAAAGGTTCTACCTATAGGTATTTAGCGGGGAACTGGATAAAGGATGGCGGAAAAGATGGAGATCATCTTATTGTTAATGGTAGTGCTTATGAACACCATTTTGGTAGATGGGTGCCTATGTATACAATAAGTCATGAAGTTTTGGCTAATTACACGAAAGATTATGCAGCTAATTTTTTGTTTAGTTGGGGTGTAACGGGTATTTTAACTAAATCTTGGCGGCTTTCGGGGGTTGGTATCGCAGCAGGATTTTTTATTGGAGCAGGGCAGGCATTGAAGCAGGATGCTGATGCTTTTATGAATAAATACTATTCTCCAGAAGAAATAGCTATTTTGAGAAGCTATGGTCGAGAATTAACCCAAAGATTAAGAAGAGAAAAAGGAGGATTAGATGAATAG
- a CDS encoding tetratricopeptide repeat protein, with the protein MALYLISCHDETELNTQVNVPDEKESLESMLDDDKINVESRLTIYYKLSKIYKSEDYQVSEGYANKLIFLSKEEGNKYFEARGEYMKGYLSGKVRNYDSSVKHYIIASELFKESEDYLWQADVVNNIGKVFYQIEGYESAVDYFQKAADLYKSENDWQHLSMALSNIAGCMFKLNKLDKSNFFYLQAIDAYHKSGVKSESTISDLYKDLGNVEFEKSNYDKAVQHYKKALSFTNISDDLRHSIYINIANALNYKGSFNEAINWLKKAEDLSKILSLNIDRQIKSILIKGEHYQLQNEQKKALTTFEEALSLADIEVFNENIINTLDLISKSQRALASQNAKVEINDIFRIEDLRKQQEALKSQIVDQLDYKRLQVILDTEIQNHYKEVKQSEIDKERSTIIKIASACIAIFFFTLLGTTLYIRSKKVIYETKVKKVNDLLNSDR; encoded by the coding sequence GTGGCATTATATTTAATTTCATGTCATGATGAGACTGAGCTTAACACTCAAGTTAATGTTCCTGATGAGAAAGAATCGCTCGAAAGCATGCTTGATGATGATAAAATTAACGTAGAATCCAGATTAACTATCTATTATAAATTAAGTAAAATTTATAAATCTGAAGATTATCAGGTTTCTGAAGGTTATGCCAATAAATTAATCTTCTTATCAAAGGAAGAGGGTAATAAGTACTTTGAAGCCAGAGGCGAATACATGAAAGGTTACTTATCTGGAAAAGTAAGAAATTATGATTCTTCTGTAAAACACTATATCATAGCCTCTGAACTCTTCAAAGAATCCGAAGATTATTTATGGCAAGCAGATGTAGTCAATAACATTGGAAAAGTCTTTTATCAAATAGAAGGTTATGAATCAGCAGTTGATTATTTTCAAAAAGCTGCTGATTTATATAAATCTGAAAATGATTGGCAACACCTTTCAATGGCTCTTTCTAATATAGCAGGGTGCATGTTTAAATTGAATAAATTGGATAAGTCTAATTTTTTCTACCTTCAAGCAATTGACGCATATCATAAATCAGGGGTAAAATCAGAAAGTACTATAAGCGATCTTTATAAGGATCTTGGAAATGTTGAATTTGAAAAATCAAATTATGACAAAGCTGTTCAGCATTACAAAAAGGCTCTGTCATTCACTAATATTTCGGATGATTTAAGGCATTCCATTTATATAAATATTGCGAATGCGCTTAATTACAAGGGAAGTTTTAATGAGGCTATTAATTGGCTTAAGAAAGCAGAAGATCTTTCAAAAATCCTATCTCTAAACATTGATCGTCAAATAAAAAGTATACTGATAAAAGGCGAACATTATCAATTACAAAATGAACAAAAAAAGGCCCTTACTACTTTTGAAGAAGCTCTTTCTTTAGCTGATATAGAAGTATTTAATGAAAATATAATTAATACCCTGGATTTAATATCTAAATCCCAAAGAGCCCTGGCCAGCCAGAATGCAAAAGTTGAAATTAATGACATTTTTAGAATAGAAGACCTAAGAAAGCAGCAAGAGGCACTTAAATCTCAAATAGTAGATCAACTGGATTATAAAAGATTGCAAGTGATTCTGGATACTGAAATTCAAAACCACTACAAAGAGGTGAAGCAATCAGAAATAGACAAAGAACGCTCAACCATTATTAAAATAGCCAGTGCCTGCATCGCTATCTTTTTCTTTACCTTATTAGGAACTACCCTATACATCAGAAGCAAAAAAGTTATCTATGAGACAAAGGTTAAAAAGGTAAATGATTTATTGAACTCAGATAGGTAA